A window of Fluoribacter dumoffii NY 23 contains these coding sequences:
- a CDS encoding ParB/RepB/Spo0J family partition protein, which produces MHVEFHHIPIDNIQAGQYQPRQDFNDAALKELAQSIISQGLIEPLIVRAIAKQRYEIIAGERRWRAAKIAGLQTVPCLIGNYSDKQACALTLIENIQRENLNLIEEASAYRRLMDEFHYHQDEIATLVGKSRSHIANIIRLLSLSEKIKDLIRDKSLSFGHARVLVGLTPSQQEYFASETIEQQWSVRQLENEVKTQKNNDFSLPKNAKKDRDIERLQTVLSEQIGAPVHIINDKNDGGWLQVKFFDNDTLAGLLERLGLRYD; this is translated from the coding sequence ATGCACGTTGAATTTCATCATATACCTATAGACAACATTCAAGCAGGACAGTATCAACCCAGACAGGATTTTAATGACGCTGCATTGAAAGAACTCGCCCAGTCGATTATATCTCAAGGACTAATTGAGCCCTTAATTGTAAGAGCAATTGCAAAACAGCGTTATGAGATTATCGCTGGGGAAAGACGATGGAGAGCAGCAAAAATAGCAGGATTGCAAACAGTACCCTGTCTCATCGGAAATTATAGTGACAAACAGGCTTGCGCGCTCACTTTAATTGAAAACATTCAACGGGAAAATTTGAATTTGATTGAAGAAGCAAGCGCTTATCGGCGTTTGATGGATGAGTTTCATTACCATCAGGATGAAATAGCTACCCTGGTAGGAAAATCACGTAGCCATATAGCCAATATCATTCGCTTGCTCAGTTTAAGTGAGAAAATTAAAGATTTGATTCGTGATAAAAGCCTTTCATTTGGCCATGCTCGCGTTCTTGTCGGACTCACTCCCTCCCAACAGGAATACTTCGCCTCAGAAACCATAGAACAGCAATGGTCGGTTAGGCAATTGGAAAATGAGGTTAAAACTCAAAAAAATAATGATTTTTCTCTTCCAAAAAATGCAAAAAAAGACCGGGATATTGAGCGATTACAGACCGTACTGTCAGAACAAATAGGGGCGCCGGTGCACATAATAAACGATAAAAATGATGGCGGTTGGTTGCAAGTTAAATTTTTTGATAATGATACCCTTGCAGGACTTCTGGAGCGCTTAGGCTTAAGATATGATTAA
- the dacB gene encoding D-alanyl-D-alanine carboxypeptidase/D-alanyl-D-alanine endopeptidase, whose amino-acid sequence MKRIWTGAFFLAFSTLSFSASIQGEVDRLINRINPNVNLGIVVLDLTSGQTLYSRNADRLYIPASNMKLFSEAAALMVLGPDYRFKNQLSISAGKIEHGVLQGNVYVRLSGDPSFNRDDLKTLLYSLKKWNINTIQGNVYIDSSVAGVDPYPPGWLTTDLSYSYGAPNAPVMVDSNRLTVTVNPGAQAGSPAIVEADDGGGAIAINNQATTKADAKKCGVGFSLDQENHLTVRGCIGVGQWAVQQRLAIKNPLMYSQAMIKSQLTQANIQLNGQVELGKTPTGALLVASQQSKQVSQLMADTLKPSDNLYADSLYLHAAEKLNHGVPVNWRSAEPLIKNFLQSQTGIDFSKAIFTDGSGLSRYSLVTPKQTISLLQFLYQRFPLSYEYIAALPISGRDGTLQKRFKIPTQQGFVRAKTGTMTGINSLSGYLYTANGHTLAFAMYVNRQPGKASGPGRPVLDAICTYFLQKSPGSSRLSRIFSPHQRISFQMNPTQAERQKAHQARWRRLESAIRTALKGQAVNIIYRGDELIVSDNQEDARKVWSALQSVVKKYPFAVMMSSKALSIDPSGTPMLLWIQEPDSLNQTQRTWSIREAA is encoded by the coding sequence ATGAAAAGGATATGGACTGGTGCGTTTTTCTTGGCATTTTCCACACTATCATTTAGTGCCAGTATCCAGGGTGAGGTAGACAGACTAATTAATCGCATCAATCCCAATGTTAATCTGGGAATTGTTGTGCTGGACTTAACCTCTGGTCAAACTCTTTATAGTCGTAATGCGGATCGATTATATATCCCTGCAAGTAACATGAAACTTTTCTCTGAAGCAGCAGCTTTAATGGTACTTGGGCCAGATTATCGGTTTAAAAACCAGTTAAGTATCAGTGCGGGAAAGATAGAGCACGGTGTATTGCAAGGAAATGTTTATGTGCGCCTCAGCGGCGATCCTTCTTTTAATCGCGATGATTTGAAAACCCTGCTTTATTCCTTAAAAAAATGGAATATCAATACCATTCAGGGGAATGTATATATCGATAGCAGTGTGGCAGGAGTAGACCCCTACCCTCCCGGGTGGCTTACAACTGATTTATCTTACAGCTATGGCGCTCCTAATGCTCCGGTTATGGTAGATTCAAACCGTTTGACTGTAACTGTAAACCCAGGGGCGCAAGCGGGCTCTCCAGCTATTGTTGAGGCAGATGATGGTGGTGGTGCCATTGCAATAAACAATCAAGCGACAACTAAAGCTGATGCTAAAAAGTGTGGGGTGGGTTTTAGTCTGGATCAAGAAAATCATTTAACCGTCCGTGGTTGCATTGGTGTAGGACAGTGGGCGGTGCAACAACGATTGGCTATTAAAAATCCCTTAATGTATTCCCAGGCCATGATCAAAAGCCAGCTGACGCAAGCGAACATTCAGCTCAACGGTCAGGTCGAACTAGGTAAAACTCCAACAGGCGCCCTGTTAGTTGCCAGCCAACAGTCGAAACAAGTTTCCCAATTGATGGCAGATACCCTAAAGCCTTCTGATAATCTCTATGCAGACAGCTTGTATTTGCATGCAGCGGAAAAACTCAATCATGGAGTGCCAGTCAACTGGCGTAGCGCTGAACCTCTGATAAAAAACTTTTTACAGTCACAAACAGGGATTGATTTTAGCAAGGCAATTTTTACCGATGGTTCAGGCTTGTCTCGATATAGTTTGGTAACCCCAAAGCAAACCATATCCCTGTTACAATTTTTATATCAACGCTTTCCTTTATCTTATGAATACATCGCTGCTTTACCAATTTCTGGACGTGACGGAACATTGCAAAAAAGATTTAAAATTCCAACCCAACAAGGGTTTGTACGCGCTAAAACTGGCACTATGACGGGAATAAACAGTCTTTCTGGATATTTATACACCGCAAACGGGCACACTTTAGCTTTTGCAATGTATGTAAACAGACAACCCGGTAAAGCTTCAGGCCCAGGCCGCCCAGTGTTGGATGCGATTTGTACTTATTTCTTGCAGAAGAGTCCGGGAAGCAGCCGTTTGAGCCGGATATTTTCACCTCATCAGCGGATCAGTTTTCAAATGAATCCGACGCAAGCCGAACGGCAAAAAGCACATCAGGCACGCTGGCGACGCTTGGAATCTGCCATACGAACTGCCTTAAAAGGCCAAGCAGTCAATATTATTTATCGAGGGGATGAACTCATAGTAAGCGACAATCAGGAGGATGCGCGAAAAGTGTGGTCTGCCCTGCAATCTGTAGTAAAAAAATATCCTTTTGCTGTCATGATGTCTTCCAAGGCTCTGTCCATTGATCCTTCCGGGACTCCAATGCTACTTTGGATCCAGGAACCGGATTCACTCAATCAGACCCAAAGAACCTGGAGCATTCGTGAAGCAGCTTAG
- a CDS encoding metallophosphoesterase yields MNSLLKIVLFLFYFFNLAYAAPSFLTISDIHYGSGNVTGDGKDTGPEFLQIAMKEYGKLSEQVDFILCLGDLPTHALFNASKKGEFEKTVFEKLYEYDKGKKPLFYIPGNNDSLLGNYQPFAANDVSPLNFADQWDGACAHCKDLIIDNSHMRLDGYYSSYVIPGNKEIILIALNATQWTKTPIFSKYPNQEHDALIQLSWLNQQLKEHQAKQLLIAMHEPPGNSYRGKAFWHKIYLEQFIKILNDNKKSYGEITLLTSHTHMDEFRKINLKNGSTVYAYSTPSISRIHHNYPGMKIFYLGNNLKIKNFTTYFTSNFNSWENQNYQALNNPDAIFPHCQSNALSDCLDKLSAEQLCSYLDKGLFYGVKSPNVPIHECATIFKVSPD; encoded by the coding sequence TTGAATTCATTACTTAAAATAGTTTTATTTCTTTTTTATTTTTTTAATCTTGCCTATGCCGCACCTTCCTTTTTAACAATTAGCGACATTCATTATGGCAGTGGCAATGTAACAGGCGATGGTAAAGATACGGGGCCAGAATTTCTGCAAATTGCCATGAAAGAGTATGGAAAATTAAGTGAGCAAGTAGATTTTATCCTTTGCCTGGGTGATTTACCCACTCACGCTTTATTTAATGCCTCTAAAAAAGGTGAATTTGAAAAAACCGTTTTTGAAAAATTATACGAATACGACAAGGGTAAAAAACCTCTATTTTATATACCAGGCAATAATGATTCCTTGCTCGGAAATTACCAGCCCTTTGCTGCTAATGATGTGTCGCCGTTAAATTTTGCTGATCAATGGGACGGGGCCTGTGCTCATTGTAAAGACTTAATTATTGACAACAGTCACATGAGGCTCGATGGATATTATTCCAGTTACGTAATTCCCGGGAATAAGGAAATTATCCTGATTGCCCTCAATGCTACCCAATGGACAAAAACTCCGATATTTTCGAAATATCCCAATCAAGAACATGACGCTTTAATCCAACTTTCATGGCTCAATCAGCAATTGAAAGAGCATCAAGCCAAACAACTCTTGATTGCCATGCATGAACCACCTGGAAATTCGTATCGAGGCAAGGCCTTTTGGCATAAAATCTATTTGGAACAATTTATAAAAATATTAAATGACAACAAAAAATCCTACGGAGAAATCACACTGCTCACGTCACATACCCATATGGATGAGTTTAGAAAAATCAATTTAAAAAACGGCAGTACTGTATACGCTTATTCTACTCCATCTATTAGTCGTATCCACCATAACTATCCCGGCATGAAAATATTTTATCTGGGAAACAATCTAAAGATTAAAAATTTTACTACTTATTTTACGAGTAATTTCAACAGCTGGGAAAATCAAAACTACCAGGCATTAAATAATCCTGATGCCATTTTTCCGCATTGTCAGTCCAACGCCTTATCTGACTGCCTCGATAAATTAAGTGCGGAACAGTTATGTAGTTATTTGGACAAAGGGTTGTTTTACGGCGTCAAGAGTCCCAATGTGCCCATACATGAATGCGCCACAATTTTTAAGGTTTCACCCGATTGA
- a CDS encoding organic hydroperoxide resistance protein, whose amino-acid sequence MKALYTATARTHGGREGHVETSDGLLRLDLAKPKELGGQGDGTNPEELFAAGYAACFESAMRHIARLQNIHMDNASILSQVSLYPTPEQGFKLGVEMHVNVRGLNQKDAEALVAKAHEVCPYSNAIRGNVEVEFKISAE is encoded by the coding sequence ATGAAAGCACTTTATACAGCAACAGCACGGACTCATGGTGGTCGAGAAGGTCATGTAGAAACCTCAGATGGCTTATTAAGACTGGACCTGGCTAAGCCTAAAGAATTAGGGGGCCAGGGTGATGGTACAAATCCAGAAGAATTATTTGCTGCAGGTTATGCCGCATGCTTCGAGAGTGCTATGCGCCATATCGCCCGCTTACAAAATATCCATATGGACAATGCGTCAATTCTCTCTCAAGTCTCTTTGTATCCTACTCCGGAACAAGGGTTTAAACTTGGAGTTGAAATGCATGTTAATGTCAGAGGTTTAAATCAGAAGGATGCGGAAGCACTGGTAGCTAAAGCCCATGAAGTGTGCCCTTATTCTAATGCGATTCGCGGCAATGTTGAGGTTGAGTTTAAAATAAGCGCCGAATAA
- a CDS encoding SGNH/GDSL hydrolase family protein, producing the protein MPASRIKISRMIVLGDSLSDRDTFNKRKLFGFIPLGDLYEVGFDAPRGRFTNGFVWGDYFVTAIIEEFQLDDARKKLKLPHTPRGNADLADAILANEHHVRRKNEKAFSLNNDKHILYKGHRFARFYCEAGLTSYAYKSKFTFNIKNEVLRLILASLEEKQKLLLEDDKKYKISLQEKAETLIVEWSGANDLLTVNSEPTFPEVDDAVNARIANLESLIHQGYRNFVLLNLPDLSLTPRYQAKRKKEQEKAARCSAYFNEQLADKVQQVKEKYKGLNTPLNLSIFDVSKPFEDMYSHCEEYGFEKDKLKSPFIESEQFRKNQQNPEYQKEHISPADGYMFWDDIHPAMDTHSWLAIKFKEAYTKIFKFLPPQSARKCCKEAEDAMRHFSTASFAHLPQELVQIINNIHTNALSMEKSRNASRQEKGELLKQFIFELKCQSGNLQEIDAFIKAFTHDAENSKIIKRHNNAVFDFFSCKKVTRTEDYIDQLSKVVSEKMGQKPLTVC; encoded by the coding sequence ATGCCAGCATCTAGGATTAAGATTAGCCGTATGATTGTTTTAGGAGACAGTTTATCGGATAGGGATACATTTAATAAACGTAAACTGTTTGGTTTTATTCCTTTAGGGGATTTGTATGAAGTAGGTTTCGACGCTCCACGAGGACGGTTTACTAATGGATTTGTCTGGGGGGATTATTTTGTTACCGCCATTATTGAAGAGTTTCAGCTGGATGATGCCCGAAAAAAACTGAAACTCCCGCACACCCCCCGGGGAAATGCTGACTTGGCAGATGCCATTTTAGCAAATGAACACCATGTACGCAGAAAAAATGAGAAAGCCTTTAGTTTGAATAATGACAAACATATCTTATATAAAGGTCATCGCTTTGCCCGTTTTTATTGCGAAGCAGGCCTTACCTCTTACGCATACAAGTCAAAATTTACCTTTAACATTAAAAATGAAGTACTTAGGCTTATCCTGGCTAGTTTGGAAGAGAAACAAAAATTACTCCTTGAAGATGATAAAAAATATAAAATAAGCCTCCAGGAAAAAGCTGAAACTTTAATTGTCGAGTGGTCCGGCGCAAATGATCTGCTTACCGTAAACTCTGAGCCTACTTTTCCTGAGGTAGATGATGCTGTTAATGCGCGAATCGCCAATCTCGAAAGTTTAATTCATCAAGGGTATCGAAATTTTGTTTTATTGAATTTGCCTGATCTTTCATTAACTCCCAGATATCAAGCTAAAAGGAAAAAGGAGCAAGAAAAAGCAGCCCGTTGTTCAGCCTATTTTAACGAACAGCTGGCAGATAAAGTACAACAAGTGAAGGAGAAATATAAGGGTTTAAATACTCCATTGAATCTGTCAATTTTTGACGTCAGTAAACCATTTGAGGATATGTATTCCCATTGCGAGGAATACGGGTTTGAAAAAGACAAACTAAAATCTCCATTTATTGAGTCGGAACAGTTCAGGAAAAATCAACAAAACCCTGAATATCAAAAGGAACATATTTCTCCAGCTGATGGGTATATGTTTTGGGATGACATCCATCCCGCTATGGATACGCATTCCTGGTTAGCAATAAAATTTAAAGAGGCATATACTAAAATTTTCAAGTTTTTACCCCCGCAATCAGCAAGGAAATGCTGCAAGGAAGCAGAAGATGCGATGCGTCATTTTTCAACTGCCTCTTTTGCTCATTTACCCCAAGAATTGGTACAAATAATTAATAATATCCATACAAATGCACTAAGTATGGAAAAATCACGAAATGCATCTCGGCAAGAAAAAGGCGAACTATTAAAACAATTTATATTTGAACTGAAGTGTCAAAGCGGTAATTTACAGGAAATTGATGCGTTTATAAAAGCTTTTACCCATGATGCAGAGAATAGCAAGATCATTAAAAGGCATAATAATGCTGTATTTGATTTTTTTTCTTGTAAGAAAGTGACTCGTACCGAGGATTATATTGACCAGCTTAGCAAGGTAGTTTCAGAAAAAATGGGTCAGAAACCGCTCACGGTCTGTTAA
- the gorA gene encoding glutathione-disulfide reductase, which translates to MKNNQFDLIVLGGGSGGMASAVRAAKYGAKVAVVESNHLGGTCVNLGCVPKKIMFNASMIRDIIDHASGYGFSLASTQLDWNTLVTRRNAYIERLRENYAKRFDQFKITLIRGTGCFHNAHSIKVNDSLYQAPHIIIATGGEPSPPLIHGVQHVIDSDGFFALTKQPDKVAIIGSGYIGVELAGVLNGLGSETHLLMRGKRPLARFDKVLGETLMDIMQQQGIHIHPDHKAKEINLHSDGRKSIVCAASGSIIQDIDVIIAAVGRKPRTSGLNLDKVNVAMDERGLVLVDAFQNTSTQGIYALGDVTDAPALTPVAIAAGRRLADRLFGQQPEACLDYENISTVIFSHPPIGTVGFSEEDAIEQYGKEQIKVYQTRFSPMFDAFAEVKTPTVMKLVTLGKEEKIIGLHVIGWSADEMLQGFGVAVKMGACKKDFDNTVAIHPTSAEEFVTMV; encoded by the coding sequence ATGAAAAACAATCAGTTTGATCTCATCGTATTAGGTGGTGGCAGCGGTGGCATGGCCAGTGCTGTCCGCGCCGCAAAGTATGGCGCCAAAGTAGCCGTAGTCGAATCCAACCATTTGGGAGGTACCTGCGTAAATCTGGGCTGTGTTCCCAAAAAAATTATGTTTAATGCCTCCATGATTCGCGACATCATAGATCATGCATCCGGATATGGTTTTTCTTTAGCATCAACCCAACTTGATTGGAATACTCTGGTTACACGACGCAATGCCTATATAGAACGGCTTAGGGAAAATTATGCAAAACGTTTTGACCAATTTAAAATTACTCTGATTCGTGGTACAGGTTGCTTCCATAACGCCCACTCAATTAAGGTAAATGATTCGCTTTATCAAGCACCCCATATAATCATTGCAACAGGTGGTGAACCTTCCCCGCCTTTAATTCATGGGGTGCAACATGTAATCGATTCGGATGGTTTCTTTGCTTTGACGAAACAACCTGACAAAGTCGCAATTATTGGAAGCGGTTATATTGGCGTAGAGTTGGCCGGCGTATTAAACGGCCTCGGTAGCGAAACGCATCTTTTAATGAGAGGCAAACGACCTTTGGCTCGATTTGACAAGGTTCTGGGGGAAACCTTAATGGACATTATGCAACAGCAAGGTATCCATATCCATCCGGACCATAAAGCAAAAGAAATTAACTTACATAGTGATGGCAGAAAATCTATAGTATGCGCCGCCAGTGGTTCAATTATTCAAGATATAGATGTAATTATTGCTGCGGTGGGCAGGAAACCCCGAACATCCGGATTAAATTTGGACAAAGTAAACGTGGCCATGGATGAACGTGGCTTGGTATTGGTGGACGCTTTTCAAAATACCAGTACCCAGGGAATCTATGCTTTGGGAGATGTTACAGATGCGCCAGCACTCACCCCTGTAGCTATTGCAGCGGGACGTCGTTTAGCCGACCGATTATTTGGCCAGCAACCTGAAGCTTGCTTGGATTACGAAAATATCAGTACCGTAATCTTTAGCCATCCACCCATAGGCACAGTGGGCTTTAGTGAAGAGGATGCTATAGAGCAATACGGTAAAGAGCAGATTAAGGTCTATCAAACCCGCTTTAGCCCCATGTTTGATGCTTTTGCGGAAGTAAAAACACCGACAGTGATGAAATTAGTTACCTTGGGCAAAGAAGAAAAAATTATCGGCCTCCATGTTATTGGGTGGTCAGCTGATGAAATGCTTCAAGGTTTCGGTGTCGCAGTAAAAATGGGTGCTTGTAAAAAAGACTTTGATAATACAGTCGCTATTCATCCTACAAGTGCAGAAGAATTTGTAACTATGGTTTAG
- a CDS encoding gamma carbonic anhydrase family protein — MNDAIRSFQGKWPSIGQRVFIDPKSVVIGDVLLGDDVSVWPMAVIRGDVNSIKVGNACSIQDGAVLHVTHDGPYTSGGQPLILGQGITIGHRAVLHGCMVDDFCLIGMGALILDAVHIQHHVMVAAGSVVTPGKLLESGYLYLGNPAKAVRKLTDQEMEMLEYSAQHYVRLKDKHLVSI; from the coding sequence ATGAATGATGCAATTCGCAGTTTTCAAGGTAAATGGCCTTCCATTGGGCAAAGGGTGTTCATTGATCCCAAATCAGTGGTGATTGGTGATGTTCTTTTAGGTGATGATGTATCTGTTTGGCCGATGGCCGTTATCCGCGGGGATGTGAACTCAATTAAAGTAGGCAATGCCTGCAGCATTCAGGATGGAGCTGTTTTACATGTTACCCACGATGGTCCCTACACCTCAGGCGGACAACCATTAATTTTAGGCCAAGGAATTACCATTGGACATCGGGCGGTTTTGCATGGGTGCATGGTGGATGATTTTTGTCTAATTGGTATGGGGGCATTGATTTTGGATGCAGTCCACATTCAACATCATGTAATGGTTGCTGCAGGTTCCGTAGTCACTCCCGGTAAACTACTGGAAAGCGGTTATTTATACCTTGGCAATCCAGCCAAGGCGGTTCGCAAATTAACCGATCAAGAGATGGAGATGCTGGAGTATTCAGCGCAACATTATGTACGCCTTAAAGATAAGCATTTGGTTTCTATCTAA
- a CDS encoding adenylate/guanylate cyclase domain-containing protein yields the protein MSQTPLEVEILKTEKLRTTILASVFTLLSLMWLIFIFYAPEVFFRLARIPALILPSYLAGAALYFLLMRKVICHYIAHKKNLPIFLRYMNSFIEINIPTVGIIMAATVQTPVYVLLMPPVLLYFIFIILSSLTLNEWLCRFSGFIAASEYLGLSYYMLNHTNTAGIDFYLIAWFPFASRGIILLMAGFITGFVTKQIKKQLFAAFDAQKERDRIEDIFGQHVSPEVVSKLLSKDAHLSEYIPVCIMFLDIRNFTHFSEANDPSTVVHYLNNIFKYMVKIIHDNKGIINKFLGDGFMAVFGAPFSSGNDVEHSVKAALEIIKHTEEEIRKGKLPNLKLGIGLHFGYAVTGTIGPKRRQEYTIIGDVVNSAAHIEQLNKTYNSQILISEDAIKKLPHIKAEYVGDALLKQRRQPIKLFRLA from the coding sequence ATGAGTCAAACGCCATTGGAAGTGGAAATATTAAAAACTGAAAAGTTAAGAACGACCATTTTAGCTAGTGTATTCACTTTATTGTCGCTTATGTGGTTAATATTTATCTTTTATGCCCCCGAAGTATTTTTTCGCCTGGCAAGAATACCCGCGTTAATATTACCCAGTTATTTAGCGGGCGCAGCACTTTATTTTCTACTGATGCGCAAAGTGATTTGCCACTACATAGCCCATAAGAAAAATTTGCCCATTTTCCTACGCTATATGAATAGCTTTATCGAAATAAATATTCCCACAGTAGGGATTATTATGGCTGCAACAGTGCAAACTCCTGTGTATGTTCTTTTAATGCCACCTGTTCTACTTTATTTCATTTTCATCATCCTTTCTTCATTAACATTAAATGAATGGCTCTGTCGATTTTCAGGATTTATTGCCGCCAGTGAATATTTGGGACTTTCCTATTACATGCTCAACCACACTAATACCGCAGGCATTGATTTCTATTTGATTGCGTGGTTTCCTTTTGCCTCACGAGGAATAATTTTACTCATGGCCGGGTTTATTACAGGATTCGTTACCAAACAAATTAAAAAGCAGCTTTTTGCCGCTTTTGATGCGCAAAAAGAACGTGATCGGATTGAAGATATATTTGGCCAGCACGTTTCACCGGAGGTGGTATCCAAACTATTATCCAAAGATGCTCATTTGAGTGAATACATCCCTGTTTGTATCATGTTTTTAGATATAAGAAATTTCACGCATTTCTCTGAAGCAAACGATCCATCCACGGTGGTCCATTATCTCAATAATATTTTTAAATACATGGTAAAAATCATTCATGATAATAAAGGGATTATTAACAAATTCCTGGGGGATGGGTTTATGGCTGTGTTTGGGGCACCGTTTTCTAGCGGGAATGATGTGGAACATTCAGTAAAAGCAGCACTCGAAATCATCAAACATACTGAAGAAGAAATAAGAAAAGGCAAGCTGCCTAATCTAAAATTGGGAATTGGGTTGCATTTTGGTTATGCCGTAACCGGTACAATTGGGCCCAAAAGGCGACAGGAGTATACCATTATAGGAGATGTAGTAAATTCTGCAGCCCATATTGAGCAATTGAATAAAACCTATAACTCCCAGATACTTATCTCAGAAGATGCAATTAAGAAATTACCGCATATTAAAGCGGAATATGTAGGGGATGCGTTACTCAAGCAACGTCGCCAACCTATTAAATTGTTTCGGTTGGCGTGA
- a CDS encoding saccharopine dehydrogenase family protein, with protein sequence MKKNFLIYGSYGYTGSLIAQLSLQHGLSPVLAGRNETKLKIQATALNLDYRVVDVNDLAQTKEALKDMVAVIHCAGPFKYTSKNMALACLAAKTHYLDITGEFKVIDQLMALNEQARRAGIMILPGCGFDVVPSDCLAAYLKRLLPDATQLILAIASFNKDADSSISHGTAKTMLEDIPEGTTIRNGGVLTKIPFCGKTRTFDFEISRRLCAAISWGDLSSAWWSTHIPNIETYMALPEQVIKYKRLINMFKGFLKWSLVKKYIIHKIELLPAGPDEEQRKNSIVKIYAEAINAKGIKIAALMTTPNGYTLTALSTLLIVKNVLSGNAPIGFQTPSSAFTEDLVMQIPEVSRVMLP encoded by the coding sequence ATGAAAAAAAATTTCCTTATTTATGGCTCATATGGATATACCGGTAGTTTAATTGCACAACTCAGCCTGCAGCACGGTTTATCACCCGTCTTAGCAGGTAGAAATGAAACCAAACTTAAAATTCAAGCCACAGCCTTAAATTTGGACTACAGGGTTGTTGACGTCAATGATTTGGCACAAACTAAAGAAGCTCTAAAGGATATGGTTGCAGTGATTCATTGCGCCGGCCCATTCAAGTATACCTCTAAAAACATGGCATTAGCTTGTCTTGCTGCCAAAACACATTATTTGGACATTACTGGTGAATTTAAAGTAATAGACCAGCTCATGGCGCTGAATGAACAGGCAAGAAGAGCAGGCATTATGATATTACCAGGCTGCGGATTTGATGTGGTTCCCAGTGATTGCCTTGCTGCTTATTTAAAACGGCTTTTACCTGATGCAACACAATTGATCCTGGCTATAGCTTCTTTCAATAAAGATGCTGACTCCAGTATTTCCCATGGGACTGCTAAAACCATGCTGGAAGATATTCCTGAAGGTACCACAATTCGTAATGGTGGGGTTTTAACAAAAATCCCGTTCTGTGGTAAAACGCGTACTTTTGATTTTGAAATTTCCAGGAGGTTATGTGCCGCCATTTCTTGGGGGGATTTATCATCGGCATGGTGGTCAACTCACATCCCTAATATTGAAACCTATATGGCCTTACCCGAACAAGTTATAAAATACAAACGTCTGATTAATATGTTTAAAGGTTTTTTGAAGTGGAGCCTGGTAAAAAAATACATAATCCATAAGATTGAACTATTGCCTGCAGGTCCCGATGAAGAACAGAGGAAAAATTCCATTGTAAAAATTTACGCTGAAGCAATTAATGCAAAAGGAATAAAAATCGCCGCACTCATGACTACCCCAAATGGTTATACATTAACTGCCTTATCCACTTTGCTCATTGTAAAAAATGTTTTATCAGGTAATGCGCCAATTGGCTTTCAAACGCCCTCCAGTGCATTCACAGAAGATTTAGTCATGCAAATCCCCGAAGTCAGCCGGGTTATGCTTCCATGA